A window of Corvus moneduloides isolate bCorMon1 chromosome 30, bCorMon1.pri, whole genome shotgun sequence contains these coding sequences:
- the HDAC7 gene encoding histone deacetylase 7 isoform X5 yields MPSMAAVTPCTSPRVPQAVPMDLRIGQRVVKPQDTALLALKQQQLQHQLFLASLHQQQVEQLAHQHVRVAMESPHREAEPGQQEQELRQILNKDKSKRSAVASTVVKQKLAEVILKKQQAALERTSNAPPAALPYRSLEPLDPEGPSPPMLSTFLPPVPSTSLDPPEHFPLRKTASEPNLKVRCKPRKCLDRRKNPLTRKESAPPSLKRRPPEAIDSSPSSSSTPVSGCSSPNDSLPAEHGALPTAPGVAHEGTDGSCLVQTPLAQRLMMQESSLAQFALQSAASLPAITLGLPATTSARGEAERRALPSLAHRVPVLNGPVLQGTHSPVFIPASLEQHEASSPLSPRLQPVIILEPSVTHAPLVAVPGLGTVPFSFTPSLISAERLSLPGHHKPLGRTRSEPLPQSPKAIQQHLVFQQHHAHFLERLKQQTHLGKRMAKSSEKPRLRQIPSSEDMEAEGTLPEAAAEGGDPTRTRVEPPRPSSSGKEPERTQKMGQPQEELVLQQAFLWDSFQRVQQQLLKRQTLADPPVVPPGHTGHRPLSRAQSSPATATVSLPAQDTKALSLPVQEQPPKPHFTTGLVYDSVMLKHQCSCGDNSNHPEHAGRIQSIWSRLQERGLRSRCECLRGRKATLEELQCVHSERHVLLYGTNPLNRLKLDNGKLAGILSQRTFVMLPCGGVGVDSDTIWNELHSSNAARWAAGSVTELAFKVATRELKNGFAVVRPPGHHADPSTAMGFCFFNSVAIAARQLQQKGKLSKILIVDWDVHHGNGTQQIFYRDPEVLYISLHRHDDGNFFPGSGAADEVGAGPGEGFNVNVAWAGGLDPPMGDPEYLAAFRTVVMPIAHEFCPDVVLVSAGFDAAEGHPPPLGGYKVSAKCFGYMTKQLMSLAGGAVVLALEGGHDLTAICDASEACVSALLGHEPEPLPEESMRQKPNANAVRSLEAVIQVQSKYWVAVQRFASKLGCSFLEAQHHEADEVETVTALASLSVAVMVEKRAQEEPMEQEEPMNQ; encoded by the exons ATGCCATCCATGG ctgctgtgacCCCGTGCACCTCCCCGCGGGTGCCCCAGGCCGTCCCCATGGACCTGCGGATCGGGCAGCGCGTGGTCAAGCCCCAGGACACGGCCCTGCTGgccctgaagcagcagcagctgcagcaccagctcttCCTGGCCAGCCTGCACCAGCAGCAAGTGGAGCAGCTCGCCCACCAGCACGTCAGG GTGGCCATGGAGTCCCCGCACCGCGAGGCTGAGccggggcagcaggagcaggagctgcggCAGATCCTCAACAAGGACAAGAGCAAGCGGA GTGCTGTGGCCAGCACGGTGGTGAAGCAGAAGTTGGCCGAGGTCATCCTGAAGAAGCAACAGGCGGCTCTGGAGAGGACCAGCAACGccccccctgcagccctgccctaCAG GTCTCTGGAGCCTCTGGACCCCGAGGGCCCCTCCCCTCCCATGCTCAGCACCTTCCTGCCCCCCGTGCCCAGCACTTCTCTCGACCCTCCCGAGCATTTTCCGCTGCGGAAAACAG CGTCCGAGCCCAACCTGAAGGTTCGCTGCAAGCCCAGGAAGTGCCTGGACCGGCGCAAGAACCCCCTGACGCGCAAGGAGAGCGCTCCCCCCTCGCTGAAGAGGCGCCCGCCCGAGGCCATCG ACTcgtcccccagcagcagcagcacccccGTGTCCggctgcagctctcccaacGACAGCCTGCCCGCCGAGCACGGAGCTCTGCCCACGGCCCCCGGTGTGGCCCACGAG GGCACCGATGGCTCGTGTTTGGTGCAGACGCCCCTGGCCCAGCGGCTGATGATGCAGGAGAGCTCCCTGGCCCAGTTTGCCCTGCAGAGCGCGGCCTCCCTGCCGGCCATCACCCTGGGCCTGCCGGCCACCACCAGTGCCAGG GGCGAGGCCGAGCGCcgggccctgcccagcctggctcacCGGGTGCCGGTGCTCAACGGGCCGGTGCTGCAGGGCACACATTCGCCCGTCTTCATCCCggccagcctggagcagcatGAGGCCAGCAGCCCCCTGTCCCCTCGGCTGCAGCCCGTCATCATCCTCGAGCCCTCGGTCACCCACGCTCCGCTGGTGGCGG TGCCGGGCCTGGGGACGGTCCCCTTCTCCTTCACGCCCTCCCTCATCTCTGCGGAGCGCCTGTCCCTGCCCGGCCAccacaaaccgctgggcaggACCCGCTCGGAGCCGCTGCCGCAGAGCCCCAAGGccatccagcagcacctggtgTTCCAGCAGCACCACGCGCACTTCCTCGAGCGGCTCAAGCAGCAGACGCACCTGGGCAAG CGCATGGCCAAGTCCAGCGAGAAGCCCCGGCTGCGGCAGATCCCATCCTCGGAGGACATGGAGGCCGAGGGGACGCTCCCGGAGGCCGCAGCCGAGGGCGGGGACCCCACCAGGACACGCGTGGAGCCCCCCCGGCCCAGCAGCAGCGGGAAGGAGCCCGAGAGGACGCAGAagatggggcagccccaggaggagctggtcCTGCAGCAG gcCTTTCTGTGGGACTCCTTCCAGcgggtgcagcagcagctcctcaagCGCCAGACCTTGGCCGACCCCCCCGTGGTCCCTCCCGGCCACACCGGGCACCGGCCGCTCTCCAGGGCCCAGTCGTCCCCGGCCACGGCCACcgtgtccctccctgcccaggacaccAAGGCGCTGTCCCTGCCCGTGCAGGAGCAGCCGCCCAAGCCACACTTCACCACAG ggctggtttACGACTCGGTGATGCTGAAGCACCAATGCTCCTGCGGGGACAACAGCAACCACCCCGAGCACGCCGGGAGGATCCAGAGCATCTGGTCCCGGCTGCAGGAGCGGGGCCTGCGCAGCCGCTGCGAG TGCCTGCGGGGCCGCAAGGCCaccctggaggagctgcagtgcGTCCACAGCGAGCGCCACGTGCTCCTCTACGGCACCAACCCCCTCAACCGCCTCAAACTGGACAACGGGAAGCTGGCAG GGATCTTGTCCCAGAGGACATTCGTGATGCTGCCCTGCGGAGGGGTGGGG GTGGACAGTGACACCATCTGGAACGAGCTGCACTCGTCCAACGCTGCCCGCTGGGCCGCTGGCAGTGTCACCGAGCTGGCCTTCAAGGTGGCCACCAGGGAGCTGAAG AACGGCTTCGCCGTGGTGCGGCCGCCCGGACACCACGCCGATCCTTCCACGGCCAT GGGATTCTGCTTCTTCAACTCGGTGGCCATCgctgccaggcagctgcagcagaaggggaAACTCAGCAAGATCCTCATTGTGGACTGG GACGTCCACCACGGCAATGGGACCCAGCAGATTTTCTACAGGGACCCCGAGGTTCTCTACATCTCCCTGCACCGCCACGACGACGGGAATTTCTTCCCGGGCAGCGGAGCCGCCGATGAG GTGGGCGCTGGCCCCGGCGAGGGCTTCAATGTCAACGTGGCCTGGGCTGGAGGGCTCGACCCCCCCATGGGGGACCCCGAGTACCTGGCTGCCTTCAG gacCGTGGTGATGCCGATCGCCCACGAGTTCTGCCCCGACGTGGTGCTGGTGTCGGCCGGGTTCGACGCGGCCGAGGGCCACCCGCCCCCCTTGGGTGGCTACAAAGTCTCTGCCAAGT GTTTTGGCTACATGACCAAGCAGCTGATGAGCCTGGCGGGGGGGGCCGTGGTGCTGGCGCTGGAGGGGGGCCACGACCTCACGGCCATTTGTGATGCGTCCGAGGCCTGCGTGTCCGCCCTGCTGGGCCACGAG CCGGAGCCGCTCCCGGAGGAGAGCATGAGGCAGAAGCCCAACGCCAACGCCGTGCGCTCCCTGGAAGCTGTGATCCAGGTCCAGA GTAAATACTGGGTGGCCGTGCAGCGCTTCGCCTCCAAGCTGGGCTGCTCCTTCCTCGAGGCTCAGCACCACGAGGCCGACGAGGTGGAGACGGTCACGGCCCTGGCGTCCCTCTCGGTGGCCGTGATGGTGGAGAAGAG GGCACAGGAGGAGCcgatggagcaggaggagcccaTGAACCAGTGA
- the HDAC7 gene encoding histone deacetylase 7 isoform X1: MRSRGFPGAELAGCSQGAAPGLEISTTLVMFSPSSAVTPCTSPRVPQAVPMDLRIGQRVVKPQDTALLALKQQQLQHQLFLASLHQQQVEQLAHQHVRVAMESPHREAEPGQQEQELRQILNKDKSKRSAVASTVVKQKLAEVILKKQQAALERTSNAPPAALPYRSLEPLDPEGPSPPMLSTFLPPVPSTSLDPPEHFPLRKTASEPNLKVRCKPRKCLDRRKNPLTRKESAPPSLKRRPPEAIDSSPSSSSTPVSGCSSPNDSLPAEHGALPTAPGVAHEGTDGSCLVQTPLAQRLMMQESSLAQFALQSAASLPAITLGLPATTSARGEAERRALPSLAHRVPVLNGPVLQGTHSPVFIPASLEQHEASSPLSPRLQPVIILEPSVTHAPLVAVPGLGTVPFSFTPSLISAERLSLPGHHKPLGRTRSEPLPQSPKAIQQHLVFQQHHAHFLERLKQQTHLGKRMAKSSEKPRLRQIPSSEDMEAEGTLPEAAAEGGDPTRTRVEPPRPSSSGKEPERTQKMGQPQEELVLQQAFLWDSFQRVQQQLLKRQTLADPPVVPPGHTGHRPLSRAQSSPATATVSLPAQDTKALSLPVQEQPPKPHFTTGLVYDSVMLKHQCSCGDNSNHPEHAGRIQSIWSRLQERGLRSRCECLRGRKATLEELQCVHSERHVLLYGTNPLNRLKLDNGKLAGILSQRTFVMLPCGGVGVDSDTIWNELHSSNAARWAAGSVTELAFKVATRELKNGFAVVRPPGHHADPSTAMGFCFFNSVAIAARQLQQKGKLSKILIVDWDVHHGNGTQQIFYRDPEVLYISLHRHDDGNFFPGSGAADEVGAGPGEGFNVNVAWAGGLDPPMGDPEYLAAFRTVVMPIAHEFCPDVVLVSAGFDAAEGHPPPLGGYKVSAKCFGYMTKQLMSLAGGAVVLALEGGHDLTAICDASEACVSALLGHEPEPLPEESMRQKPNANAVRSLEAVIQVQSKYWVAVQRFASKLGCSFLEAQHHEADEVETVTALASLSVAVMVEKRAQEEPMEQEEPMNQ; the protein is encoded by the exons ctgctgtgacCCCGTGCACCTCCCCGCGGGTGCCCCAGGCCGTCCCCATGGACCTGCGGATCGGGCAGCGCGTGGTCAAGCCCCAGGACACGGCCCTGCTGgccctgaagcagcagcagctgcagcaccagctcttCCTGGCCAGCCTGCACCAGCAGCAAGTGGAGCAGCTCGCCCACCAGCACGTCAGG GTGGCCATGGAGTCCCCGCACCGCGAGGCTGAGccggggcagcaggagcaggagctgcggCAGATCCTCAACAAGGACAAGAGCAAGCGGA GTGCTGTGGCCAGCACGGTGGTGAAGCAGAAGTTGGCCGAGGTCATCCTGAAGAAGCAACAGGCGGCTCTGGAGAGGACCAGCAACGccccccctgcagccctgccctaCAG GTCTCTGGAGCCTCTGGACCCCGAGGGCCCCTCCCCTCCCATGCTCAGCACCTTCCTGCCCCCCGTGCCCAGCACTTCTCTCGACCCTCCCGAGCATTTTCCGCTGCGGAAAACAG CGTCCGAGCCCAACCTGAAGGTTCGCTGCAAGCCCAGGAAGTGCCTGGACCGGCGCAAGAACCCCCTGACGCGCAAGGAGAGCGCTCCCCCCTCGCTGAAGAGGCGCCCGCCCGAGGCCATCG ACTcgtcccccagcagcagcagcacccccGTGTCCggctgcagctctcccaacGACAGCCTGCCCGCCGAGCACGGAGCTCTGCCCACGGCCCCCGGTGTGGCCCACGAG GGCACCGATGGCTCGTGTTTGGTGCAGACGCCCCTGGCCCAGCGGCTGATGATGCAGGAGAGCTCCCTGGCCCAGTTTGCCCTGCAGAGCGCGGCCTCCCTGCCGGCCATCACCCTGGGCCTGCCGGCCACCACCAGTGCCAGG GGCGAGGCCGAGCGCcgggccctgcccagcctggctcacCGGGTGCCGGTGCTCAACGGGCCGGTGCTGCAGGGCACACATTCGCCCGTCTTCATCCCggccagcctggagcagcatGAGGCCAGCAGCCCCCTGTCCCCTCGGCTGCAGCCCGTCATCATCCTCGAGCCCTCGGTCACCCACGCTCCGCTGGTGGCGG TGCCGGGCCTGGGGACGGTCCCCTTCTCCTTCACGCCCTCCCTCATCTCTGCGGAGCGCCTGTCCCTGCCCGGCCAccacaaaccgctgggcaggACCCGCTCGGAGCCGCTGCCGCAGAGCCCCAAGGccatccagcagcacctggtgTTCCAGCAGCACCACGCGCACTTCCTCGAGCGGCTCAAGCAGCAGACGCACCTGGGCAAG CGCATGGCCAAGTCCAGCGAGAAGCCCCGGCTGCGGCAGATCCCATCCTCGGAGGACATGGAGGCCGAGGGGACGCTCCCGGAGGCCGCAGCCGAGGGCGGGGACCCCACCAGGACACGCGTGGAGCCCCCCCGGCCCAGCAGCAGCGGGAAGGAGCCCGAGAGGACGCAGAagatggggcagccccaggaggagctggtcCTGCAGCAG gcCTTTCTGTGGGACTCCTTCCAGcgggtgcagcagcagctcctcaagCGCCAGACCTTGGCCGACCCCCCCGTGGTCCCTCCCGGCCACACCGGGCACCGGCCGCTCTCCAGGGCCCAGTCGTCCCCGGCCACGGCCACcgtgtccctccctgcccaggacaccAAGGCGCTGTCCCTGCCCGTGCAGGAGCAGCCGCCCAAGCCACACTTCACCACAG ggctggtttACGACTCGGTGATGCTGAAGCACCAATGCTCCTGCGGGGACAACAGCAACCACCCCGAGCACGCCGGGAGGATCCAGAGCATCTGGTCCCGGCTGCAGGAGCGGGGCCTGCGCAGCCGCTGCGAG TGCCTGCGGGGCCGCAAGGCCaccctggaggagctgcagtgcGTCCACAGCGAGCGCCACGTGCTCCTCTACGGCACCAACCCCCTCAACCGCCTCAAACTGGACAACGGGAAGCTGGCAG GGATCTTGTCCCAGAGGACATTCGTGATGCTGCCCTGCGGAGGGGTGGGG GTGGACAGTGACACCATCTGGAACGAGCTGCACTCGTCCAACGCTGCCCGCTGGGCCGCTGGCAGTGTCACCGAGCTGGCCTTCAAGGTGGCCACCAGGGAGCTGAAG AACGGCTTCGCCGTGGTGCGGCCGCCCGGACACCACGCCGATCCTTCCACGGCCAT GGGATTCTGCTTCTTCAACTCGGTGGCCATCgctgccaggcagctgcagcagaaggggaAACTCAGCAAGATCCTCATTGTGGACTGG GACGTCCACCACGGCAATGGGACCCAGCAGATTTTCTACAGGGACCCCGAGGTTCTCTACATCTCCCTGCACCGCCACGACGACGGGAATTTCTTCCCGGGCAGCGGAGCCGCCGATGAG GTGGGCGCTGGCCCCGGCGAGGGCTTCAATGTCAACGTGGCCTGGGCTGGAGGGCTCGACCCCCCCATGGGGGACCCCGAGTACCTGGCTGCCTTCAG gacCGTGGTGATGCCGATCGCCCACGAGTTCTGCCCCGACGTGGTGCTGGTGTCGGCCGGGTTCGACGCGGCCGAGGGCCACCCGCCCCCCTTGGGTGGCTACAAAGTCTCTGCCAAGT GTTTTGGCTACATGACCAAGCAGCTGATGAGCCTGGCGGGGGGGGCCGTGGTGCTGGCGCTGGAGGGGGGCCACGACCTCACGGCCATTTGTGATGCGTCCGAGGCCTGCGTGTCCGCCCTGCTGGGCCACGAG CCGGAGCCGCTCCCGGAGGAGAGCATGAGGCAGAAGCCCAACGCCAACGCCGTGCGCTCCCTGGAAGCTGTGATCCAGGTCCAGA GTAAATACTGGGTGGCCGTGCAGCGCTTCGCCTCCAAGCTGGGCTGCTCCTTCCTCGAGGCTCAGCACCACGAGGCCGACGAGGTGGAGACGGTCACGGCCCTGGCGTCCCTCTCGGTGGCCGTGATGGTGGAGAAGAG GGCACAGGAGGAGCcgatggagcaggaggagcccaTGAACCAGTGA
- the HDAC7 gene encoding histone deacetylase 7 isoform X2: protein MLDGFFLAPAAVTPCTSPRVPQAVPMDLRIGQRVVKPQDTALLALKQQQLQHQLFLASLHQQQVEQLAHQHVRVAMESPHREAEPGQQEQELRQILNKDKSKRSAVASTVVKQKLAEVILKKQQAALERTSNAPPAALPYRSLEPLDPEGPSPPMLSTFLPPVPSTSLDPPEHFPLRKTASEPNLKVRCKPRKCLDRRKNPLTRKESAPPSLKRRPPEAIDSSPSSSSTPVSGCSSPNDSLPAEHGALPTAPGVAHEGTDGSCLVQTPLAQRLMMQESSLAQFALQSAASLPAITLGLPATTSARGEAERRALPSLAHRVPVLNGPVLQGTHSPVFIPASLEQHEASSPLSPRLQPVIILEPSVTHAPLVAVPGLGTVPFSFTPSLISAERLSLPGHHKPLGRTRSEPLPQSPKAIQQHLVFQQHHAHFLERLKQQTHLGKRMAKSSEKPRLRQIPSSEDMEAEGTLPEAAAEGGDPTRTRVEPPRPSSSGKEPERTQKMGQPQEELVLQQAFLWDSFQRVQQQLLKRQTLADPPVVPPGHTGHRPLSRAQSSPATATVSLPAQDTKALSLPVQEQPPKPHFTTGLVYDSVMLKHQCSCGDNSNHPEHAGRIQSIWSRLQERGLRSRCECLRGRKATLEELQCVHSERHVLLYGTNPLNRLKLDNGKLAGILSQRTFVMLPCGGVGVDSDTIWNELHSSNAARWAAGSVTELAFKVATRELKNGFAVVRPPGHHADPSTAMGFCFFNSVAIAARQLQQKGKLSKILIVDWDVHHGNGTQQIFYRDPEVLYISLHRHDDGNFFPGSGAADEVGAGPGEGFNVNVAWAGGLDPPMGDPEYLAAFRTVVMPIAHEFCPDVVLVSAGFDAAEGHPPPLGGYKVSAKCFGYMTKQLMSLAGGAVVLALEGGHDLTAICDASEACVSALLGHEPEPLPEESMRQKPNANAVRSLEAVIQVQSKYWVAVQRFASKLGCSFLEAQHHEADEVETVTALASLSVAVMVEKRAQEEPMEQEEPMNQ, encoded by the exons ATGCTCGACGGCTTTTTCCTGGCTCCGG ctgctgtgacCCCGTGCACCTCCCCGCGGGTGCCCCAGGCCGTCCCCATGGACCTGCGGATCGGGCAGCGCGTGGTCAAGCCCCAGGACACGGCCCTGCTGgccctgaagcagcagcagctgcagcaccagctcttCCTGGCCAGCCTGCACCAGCAGCAAGTGGAGCAGCTCGCCCACCAGCACGTCAGG GTGGCCATGGAGTCCCCGCACCGCGAGGCTGAGccggggcagcaggagcaggagctgcggCAGATCCTCAACAAGGACAAGAGCAAGCGGA GTGCTGTGGCCAGCACGGTGGTGAAGCAGAAGTTGGCCGAGGTCATCCTGAAGAAGCAACAGGCGGCTCTGGAGAGGACCAGCAACGccccccctgcagccctgccctaCAG GTCTCTGGAGCCTCTGGACCCCGAGGGCCCCTCCCCTCCCATGCTCAGCACCTTCCTGCCCCCCGTGCCCAGCACTTCTCTCGACCCTCCCGAGCATTTTCCGCTGCGGAAAACAG CGTCCGAGCCCAACCTGAAGGTTCGCTGCAAGCCCAGGAAGTGCCTGGACCGGCGCAAGAACCCCCTGACGCGCAAGGAGAGCGCTCCCCCCTCGCTGAAGAGGCGCCCGCCCGAGGCCATCG ACTcgtcccccagcagcagcagcacccccGTGTCCggctgcagctctcccaacGACAGCCTGCCCGCCGAGCACGGAGCTCTGCCCACGGCCCCCGGTGTGGCCCACGAG GGCACCGATGGCTCGTGTTTGGTGCAGACGCCCCTGGCCCAGCGGCTGATGATGCAGGAGAGCTCCCTGGCCCAGTTTGCCCTGCAGAGCGCGGCCTCCCTGCCGGCCATCACCCTGGGCCTGCCGGCCACCACCAGTGCCAGG GGCGAGGCCGAGCGCcgggccctgcccagcctggctcacCGGGTGCCGGTGCTCAACGGGCCGGTGCTGCAGGGCACACATTCGCCCGTCTTCATCCCggccagcctggagcagcatGAGGCCAGCAGCCCCCTGTCCCCTCGGCTGCAGCCCGTCATCATCCTCGAGCCCTCGGTCACCCACGCTCCGCTGGTGGCGG TGCCGGGCCTGGGGACGGTCCCCTTCTCCTTCACGCCCTCCCTCATCTCTGCGGAGCGCCTGTCCCTGCCCGGCCAccacaaaccgctgggcaggACCCGCTCGGAGCCGCTGCCGCAGAGCCCCAAGGccatccagcagcacctggtgTTCCAGCAGCACCACGCGCACTTCCTCGAGCGGCTCAAGCAGCAGACGCACCTGGGCAAG CGCATGGCCAAGTCCAGCGAGAAGCCCCGGCTGCGGCAGATCCCATCCTCGGAGGACATGGAGGCCGAGGGGACGCTCCCGGAGGCCGCAGCCGAGGGCGGGGACCCCACCAGGACACGCGTGGAGCCCCCCCGGCCCAGCAGCAGCGGGAAGGAGCCCGAGAGGACGCAGAagatggggcagccccaggaggagctggtcCTGCAGCAG gcCTTTCTGTGGGACTCCTTCCAGcgggtgcagcagcagctcctcaagCGCCAGACCTTGGCCGACCCCCCCGTGGTCCCTCCCGGCCACACCGGGCACCGGCCGCTCTCCAGGGCCCAGTCGTCCCCGGCCACGGCCACcgtgtccctccctgcccaggacaccAAGGCGCTGTCCCTGCCCGTGCAGGAGCAGCCGCCCAAGCCACACTTCACCACAG ggctggtttACGACTCGGTGATGCTGAAGCACCAATGCTCCTGCGGGGACAACAGCAACCACCCCGAGCACGCCGGGAGGATCCAGAGCATCTGGTCCCGGCTGCAGGAGCGGGGCCTGCGCAGCCGCTGCGAG TGCCTGCGGGGCCGCAAGGCCaccctggaggagctgcagtgcGTCCACAGCGAGCGCCACGTGCTCCTCTACGGCACCAACCCCCTCAACCGCCTCAAACTGGACAACGGGAAGCTGGCAG GGATCTTGTCCCAGAGGACATTCGTGATGCTGCCCTGCGGAGGGGTGGGG GTGGACAGTGACACCATCTGGAACGAGCTGCACTCGTCCAACGCTGCCCGCTGGGCCGCTGGCAGTGTCACCGAGCTGGCCTTCAAGGTGGCCACCAGGGAGCTGAAG AACGGCTTCGCCGTGGTGCGGCCGCCCGGACACCACGCCGATCCTTCCACGGCCAT GGGATTCTGCTTCTTCAACTCGGTGGCCATCgctgccaggcagctgcagcagaaggggaAACTCAGCAAGATCCTCATTGTGGACTGG GACGTCCACCACGGCAATGGGACCCAGCAGATTTTCTACAGGGACCCCGAGGTTCTCTACATCTCCCTGCACCGCCACGACGACGGGAATTTCTTCCCGGGCAGCGGAGCCGCCGATGAG GTGGGCGCTGGCCCCGGCGAGGGCTTCAATGTCAACGTGGCCTGGGCTGGAGGGCTCGACCCCCCCATGGGGGACCCCGAGTACCTGGCTGCCTTCAG gacCGTGGTGATGCCGATCGCCCACGAGTTCTGCCCCGACGTGGTGCTGGTGTCGGCCGGGTTCGACGCGGCCGAGGGCCACCCGCCCCCCTTGGGTGGCTACAAAGTCTCTGCCAAGT GTTTTGGCTACATGACCAAGCAGCTGATGAGCCTGGCGGGGGGGGCCGTGGTGCTGGCGCTGGAGGGGGGCCACGACCTCACGGCCATTTGTGATGCGTCCGAGGCCTGCGTGTCCGCCCTGCTGGGCCACGAG CCGGAGCCGCTCCCGGAGGAGAGCATGAGGCAGAAGCCCAACGCCAACGCCGTGCGCTCCCTGGAAGCTGTGATCCAGGTCCAGA GTAAATACTGGGTGGCCGTGCAGCGCTTCGCCTCCAAGCTGGGCTGCTCCTTCCTCGAGGCTCAGCACCACGAGGCCGACGAGGTGGAGACGGTCACGGCCCTGGCGTCCCTCTCGGTGGCCGTGATGGTGGAGAAGAG GGCACAGGAGGAGCcgatggagcaggaggagcccaTGAACCAGTGA